The DNA window ACGCTTAGAAACAAACTGTCCAACTCTAACAGAATCTCTTTAAGAATGGGGCTTCTGTGCGAAATCTAACCTAATCATGGATGTTAATCCAGCAAATACCGGTTCGTGAACAAGGCCTCCGCGGAAAACTTATGTGGCAGTTAGGCCCTTCTCTACTATTTCCAAAACGAAAAGAATTTTTTCTTTCTGAGCCCCATACATCCGGGCGACAGCGTTTAGGTGCTGGGAATATTGTTTTTATTAAACTCTGTCCCTATAGCGCTCCTTGGGTTGCAGCCCTACAAGAGCCTAGGGATAGTGAAAGCTAGGCATTTACATGTACCGCTTTAACACTGCGTCTAAATCGTTTTTTGACGGCCGTAATTGATCGGCCGTCAATTCTGCTAGAGGCGTTTCAACCAAATGAGCAACTTCTGACAAAGAAGGTCTAGTCGAATCTATATAAAGAAGTCCCGTAAGAAATTCATTATGTTCTTGAGATAGCTGCACTCTTCGCACAGCTTCTATCCGATCGCTAGCATCGTATTCAGCTTCAAGCTTACGAAGCTGAATTTGGGACCCATCATGAAGTTCCACAATTTCAAGTTCGCCTGGCTCGTGGTCCTGTAGAATGATTTCTTCCATAGGCGGTACATACCCTATTTCGTGTAAAGAGCTTTGGTTCGCCCTGCCATACCCAAAACTTTTGGTACTGATGTCCTGGTTATTAAATGCAACGCAGGGACTAATAATATCTAACACCGCGGTGCCTCGGTGAGAAAGAGCTGCTTTAAGCAAAGCCCGAATTTGCTTAACATCTCCTGCAAAACTTCGAGCAACGAAACCACATCCTGCAATAAGCGCCTCCAGGCACAGATCCATTTCAGGAAACGGATTGTCCCCAGCATATTTCAATTCTTGACCTTCATCAGCAGTCGAAGAAAATTGGCCTTTTGTCAGACCATACACACCATTGTTTTCGATTACGTAAACCATCCGTACATTCCTACGCACCAAATGCTTAAAATTTCCTAGACCTATTGACCCAGTATCCCCATCGCCAGAAACTCCGATGGCCTTAAGGCTAGCGTTAGCAAGCAAGGCTCCTGTACCTACCGCAGGCATCCGCCCATGAAGGGCGTTAATACCGTGCGACATCCCAAGGAAATACGCAGGGGATTTGCTAGAACAACCAATGCCAGAAAGCTTAATAACCTCTTCCGGCTTCAGCGAAAGTTCGTACGCAACTTGAATAATTTGACTCGAGACCGAATTATGCCCACAACCCTTACAAAGCGTGGAGGCGCTACCTGTATACTCGTTTCGAGTGAGCCCTATATTATTAGCTTGCCCTGGGCCTCGCTTCACGACCAACCCTCCAAATGTTTACCTAATCTACGTTCGACCCACTCGGAGGTTAATGGCATTCCGTCAAGATGGGCAACCGAAATAAATCGGTCTGCCACTTCTGGCATTTCATTTCGCAATATCCCACAAAGTTGACCCTCGTTGTTCATTTCAATAACGATAACTTTTTCATGCTCTTTAAACAGCGAGAGGTCTGAATGGTTTACGGGCAGCGCCCTCATTCTGATAAAATCAGTAGGGAAACCTTTACGACTAAGCTCGTGTCTAGCTTCTTCTATGGCGTATTGGGTCGACCCAAACGCTACGATGCAAAGGCTGGATCCTTGCATAACATCTTTGGTAGCTCCTGGTACAAGTCGACGTGCGGTTTCGAATTTACGACTAAGGCGTTTAAAGTTCTCTTGCCAATCTTCGCCTCGTTCACTATATTCAGCCTTGGTATCATGCCCTGTCCCTCGGGTGAA is part of the Trueperaceae bacterium genome and encodes:
- a CDS encoding 2-oxoglutarate ferredoxin oxidoreductase subunit beta, with the protein product MVVKRGPGQANNIGLTRNEYTGSASTLCKGCGHNSVSSQIIQVAYELSLKPEEVIKLSGIGCSSKSPAYFLGMSHGINALHGRMPAVGTGALLANASLKAIGVSGDGDTGSIGLGNFKHLVRRNVRMVYVIENNGVYGLTKGQFSSTADEGQELKYAGDNPFPEMDLCLEALIAGCGFVARSFAGDVKQIRALLKAALSHRGTAVLDIISPCVAFNNQDISTKSFGYGRANQSSLHEIGYVPPMEEIILQDHEPGELEIVELHDGSQIQLRKLEAEYDASDRIEAVRRVQLSQEHNEFLTGLLYIDSTRPSLSEVAHLVETPLAELTADQLRPSKNDLDAVLKRYM